Proteins found in one Cricetulus griseus strain 17A/GY chromosome X, alternate assembly CriGri-PICRH-1.0, whole genome shotgun sequence genomic segment:
- the Upf3b gene encoding regulator of nonsense transcripts 3B isoform X2, with protein MKEEKDHRPKEKRVTLLTPQGATGGSVGATAEGARGEDRHDRNRDRKDALSKVVIRRLPPTLTKEQLQEHLQPMPEHDYFEFFANDTSLYPHMFARAYINFKNQEDILLFRDRFDGYVFLDNKGQEYHAIVEFAPFQKAAKKRIKKRDTKVGTIDDDPEYRKFLETYATDNEKMTSTPETLLEEIEAKNRELIAKRTTPLLSFLKNKQRMREEKREERRRREIERKRQREEERRKWKEEEKRKRKDIEKLKKIERVPEREKIKDEPKIKVHRFLLQAVNQKNLLKKPEKGDEKELDKRDKAKRPDKENLTEERASGQSCTLPRRSDVELKDEKPKRLDDESIRDYRDRDRDYERDQERMMRERERLKRQEEERRRQQQKERYEKEKAFKRKEEEMRREKEAFRDKGKKSENPESICASDKIEKKDEVIKRDRIRNKDRPAMQLYQPGARSRSRLCPPDDKPGDSPVDKKQESGISHRKEGGEE; from the exons atgaaggaagagaaagatcaCAGGCCTAAGGAGAAGCGAGTGACCCTGTTAACGCCTCAGGGTGCCACAGGCGGCAGCGTGGGAGCTACTGCCGAAGGCGCCAGAGGGGAAGATAGGCACGATCGCAACAGAGACAGGAAAGACGCTTTGAGCAAG GTGGTAATTCGAAGATTGCCTCCCACTTTGACCAAGGAGCAGCTTCAGGAACATCTTCAACCTATGCCTGAGCatgattattttgagttttttgcTAATGATactag TCTGTATCCTCATATGTTTGCCAGAGCATATATCAACTTTAAAAACCAAGAAGACATCCTTTTATTCAGGGACCGATTTGATGGCTATGTATTCCTTGACAATAAAG GTCAGGAATATCATGCTATAGTAGAATTCGCACCGTTTCAAAAAGCTGCGAAAAAGAGgattaagaaaagagatacaaaaGTTGGGACTATCGATGATG ATCCAGAATACAGAAAATTTTTGGAGACTTATGCCACAGATAATGAAAAAATGACATCTACTCCCGAGACACTGCTGGAAGAAATAGAAGCCAAAAACCGAGAATTAATAG CTAAAAGGACAACCCCACTTTTGAGCTTCCTGAAGAACAAGCAG agaatgagagaagaaaagagggaagaaaggaggagacgcgaaatagaaaggaaaagacaaagagaagaagagagaagaaaatggaaagaagaggagaaacgaaaaagaaaagatatagaaaagctaaagaagatagaaagagttccagaaagagaaaaaataaaggatgAACCAAAGATTAAG GTACACAGGTTTCTGTTACAAGCTGTGAATCAGAAAAAT ctgCTCAAGAAACCAGAAAAAGGAGATGAAAAAGAACTTGATAAAAGAGACAAAGCAAAGAGACCGGACAAAGAGAATCTGACTGAAGAAAGAGCCAGTGGGCAAAGTTGTACTCTGCCCAGGCGTTCTGATGTTGAACTGAAGGATGAAAAGCCAAAGAG GCTTGATGATGAGAGTATCAGAGATTACAGAGACAGGGATCGGGATTATGAACGAGATCAGGAGCGCATGATGCGAGAACGAGAGAGGCTGAAGCGGCAGGAAGAAGAACGCCGCAGGCAGCAGCAGAAGGAGCGctatgagaaagagaaggctTTCAAAcgaaaggaagaggaaatgaggagagagaaagaagcatttCGAGATAAAGGAAAGAAGAGTGAGAATCCAGAATCAATATGTGCCTCagacaaaattgaaaagaaagatgaagtgATTAAGAGAGACCGCATAAGGAACAAG
- the Upf3b gene encoding regulator of nonsense transcripts 3B isoform X3 — protein sequence MKEEKDHRPKEKRVTLLTPQGATGGSVGATAEGARGEDRHDRNRDRKDALSKVVIRRLPPTLTKEQLQEHLQPMPEHDYFEFFANDTSLYPHMFARAYINFKNQEDILLFRDRFDGYVFLDNKGQEYHAIVEFAPFQKAAKKRIKKRDTKVGTIDDDPEYRKFLETYATDNEKMTSTPETLLEEIEAKNRELIAKRTTPLLSFLKNKQRMREEKREERRRREIERKRQREEERRKWKEEEKRKRKDIEKLKKIERVPEREKIKDEPKIKLLKKPEKGDEKELDKRDKAKRPDKENLTEERASGQSCTLPRRSDVELKDEKPKRLDDESIRDYRDRDRDYERDQERMMRERERLKRQEEERRRQQQKERYEKEKAFKRKEEEMRREKEAFRDKGKKSENPESICASDKIEKKDEVIKRDRIRNKDRPAMQLYQPGARSRSRLCPPDDKPGDSPVDKKQESGISHRKEGGEE from the exons atgaaggaagagaaagatcaCAGGCCTAAGGAGAAGCGAGTGACCCTGTTAACGCCTCAGGGTGCCACAGGCGGCAGCGTGGGAGCTACTGCCGAAGGCGCCAGAGGGGAAGATAGGCACGATCGCAACAGAGACAGGAAAGACGCTTTGAGCAAG GTGGTAATTCGAAGATTGCCTCCCACTTTGACCAAGGAGCAGCTTCAGGAACATCTTCAACCTATGCCTGAGCatgattattttgagttttttgcTAATGATactag TCTGTATCCTCATATGTTTGCCAGAGCATATATCAACTTTAAAAACCAAGAAGACATCCTTTTATTCAGGGACCGATTTGATGGCTATGTATTCCTTGACAATAAAG GTCAGGAATATCATGCTATAGTAGAATTCGCACCGTTTCAAAAAGCTGCGAAAAAGAGgattaagaaaagagatacaaaaGTTGGGACTATCGATGATG ATCCAGAATACAGAAAATTTTTGGAGACTTATGCCACAGATAATGAAAAAATGACATCTACTCCCGAGACACTGCTGGAAGAAATAGAAGCCAAAAACCGAGAATTAATAG CTAAAAGGACAACCCCACTTTTGAGCTTCCTGAAGAACAAGCAG agaatgagagaagaaaagagggaagaaaggaggagacgcgaaatagaaaggaaaagacaaagagaagaagagagaagaaaatggaaagaagaggagaaacgaaaaagaaaagatatagaaaagctaaagaagatagaaagagttccagaaagagaaaaaataaaggatgAACCAAAGATTAAG ctgCTCAAGAAACCAGAAAAAGGAGATGAAAAAGAACTTGATAAAAGAGACAAAGCAAAGAGACCGGACAAAGAGAATCTGACTGAAGAAAGAGCCAGTGGGCAAAGTTGTACTCTGCCCAGGCGTTCTGATGTTGAACTGAAGGATGAAAAGCCAAAGAG GCTTGATGATGAGAGTATCAGAGATTACAGAGACAGGGATCGGGATTATGAACGAGATCAGGAGCGCATGATGCGAGAACGAGAGAGGCTGAAGCGGCAGGAAGAAGAACGCCGCAGGCAGCAGCAGAAGGAGCGctatgagaaagagaaggctTTCAAAcgaaaggaagaggaaatgaggagagagaaagaagcatttCGAGATAAAGGAAAGAAGAGTGAGAATCCAGAATCAATATGTGCCTCagacaaaattgaaaagaaagatgaagtgATTAAGAGAGACCGCATAAGGAACAAG